The sequence GACGCGTATCGTAAACGGAACATTATTCAGGCGTTAAATGCGCTCTCGAAGAAGTTCCGGCAGATATTCTTGATTACGCACATCGAAGACGTGCGGGATTATATGGAGTACGTACTGCGGGTGACGGAAGACGAAGAGGGCGTAAGCTGGGTAAAGGTGGGGGAATAGGCGTCGAATAGCCGTTTTCTCATGGATCGACATTCCGAGCAAGCCAGTCAGGCAGACAAAGATTGTTTTGATAACTCGTTTCTTAAATTAAAGAAAGAGAGATTATTGAACCATGGCTACGATAGCGGAGAAGATACTGGGCGAAAAAGCCGGGAAAGCGAAGCCGGCGAAGACCGGCGAGATCGTGGAATGCGACGTCGACTACATCATGGTGAACGATGTAACGGGCGTGCCTGCTTTTGAGGTCTTCGAGGAGCTTGGCCGCGATGAGGAGATAAAGTGGGAGAAAGTGGTCGTGATACAGGACCACTACGTCCCTAACAAAGATGTAGCCTCTGCGGAGCAGGCGAAAGCATTACGGGAGTATGCGCGGCGATATGGGATCGAGCACTATTATGAGATCGGGCGAGGCGGAGTCTGCCATCAGGTGATGATCGAGGACGGCTTTGCTGCACCCGGGCGGTTGATCATCGGTGCGGATTCACATACCTGCTCGTACGGCGCGTTAGGGGCATTTTCCACCGGCGTTGGCTCGACTGAGGCGGCTGCGGCAATGGCCACCGGGCGGTTGTGGTTCAAGGTGCCGGAGACGCAGAAGTTTGTGATTAACGGTGCATTGCAGCGATACGTTATGGGAAAGGACATAATTCTGCACATCATTGGCGATATCTGCGTCTCTGGCTCGCTGTACAAGGCGCAGGAGTTTTACGGGACCGCGATCGAAAGTTTGAGCCTCTCTGACAGGATAACCATCTCGAACATGGCGATTGAAGCCGGCGGTAAAGCAGGCATCATCCCGCCAGATGATAAGGTCTTTGATTTCCTGAACGGGCGAGTACGCGGTGAGTATAAAGCGGTGTATGCCGATGGTAACGAAGAGGACTACGAGGCGGTATTTGAATACGATGCAGCAGTGATCGTTCCGACGGTTGCAAAGCCCTTTGTTCCTGAGAATACCGCGCCTGCGCGCGACGTGGATGTGGTAATTGACCAGGCGTATCTTGGCTCGTGCACCAATGGCCGAATCGAGGATCTACGGGTTGCGGCAGAGCTTTTGAAGGGTAAAACGGTGCATCCTGACGTGCGCATGATTGTCGTGCCAGCCAGTGAGAAGGTCTTCCAGCAAGCGATAGCGGAAGGGGT is a genomic window of Methanomicrobia archaeon containing:
- a CDS encoding 3-isopropylmalate dehydratase large subunit, which produces MATIAEKILGEKAGKAKPAKTGEIVECDVDYIMVNDVTGVPAFEVFEELGRDEEIKWEKVVVIQDHYVPNKDVASAEQAKALREYARRYGIEHYYEIGRGGVCHQVMIEDGFAAPGRLIIGADSHTCSYGALGAFSTGVGSTEAAAAMATGRLWFKVPETQKFVINGALQRYVMGKDIILHIIGDICVSGSLYKAQEFYGTAIESLSLSDRITISNMAIEAGGKAGIIPPDDKVFDFLNGRVRGEYKAVYADGNEEDYEAVFEYDAAVIVPTVAKPFVPENTAPARDVDVVIDQAYLGSCTNGRIEDLRVAAELLKGKTVHPDVRMIVVPASEKVFQQAIAEGVIQTFLTAGAFVCGATCGACLGGHMGVLAAGERCVSTTNRNFIGRMGHKDSEVYLASPAVVAASALTGRITDPTAL